AAATTCAAGCGTTTTTGTACTACCAAGCCTTGAAGAAGGGGTCCCAAGGACGATTCTTGAAGCAATGTCCTGTGGGATCCCTGTTGTCTGTTCCAGATTACCTCAGCTTGTCGATATTGTTGATGGTTGCGGGTTGCTTGTGCCCTTAAAGGACTCTCAAGCCCTTGCAGATAGTGTTTCAAAAGTACTTTCAGACTCTTCTCTCGCAGAAAAATTCCGGGAAAATGGTAGAAGAAACGTAGTTGAGAATCATTCCTGGAAAGATACCGTAAAGAAAACGGTCCAGCTTTACAAAAAGTTGATTTGGAATAATGGAGGAGGGAACGTTGCTGAGAATCATTTTTGGAAAGATACCGTGAAGAAAACGGTCCAGCGTTACAAAGAGTTGATGCCGTAACTAAAACAGTCTAGCTTTACAAAGAGTTGATTTAATATGTCCAAAATAGTGATCACAGGTGGTGCGGGTTTTATAGGCTCTCATATTGCAGAAAACCTTGCAAAAGACGGTCATGATATTATTATTGTTGATAACCTTGATCCTTATTATTCTGTTGACCTGAAGAAAAGAAATCTGGATATTGTCCTTAAAAGTGGAGATGCCACTTTTATTAATGCCGATATTACTAATCTCTCCAGAATGAAGGAGATCATTGACAGCACAGTAGATTATGTTTATCATGAAGCTGCCCAGGCAGGTGTCAGAATCTCAGTTGAAGATCCTTTCAAGCCAAATGATGTAAATGTTCTGGGTACTTTGAATGTGCTTAAAGCTTCACTTGATGCAGGTGTAAAAAAGGTAATTAATGCTTCTTCATCTTCTGTTTATGGTAAAGTAAAATACCTGCCTTTCGATGAGCAACATCCTACAGAGCCAGTTTCTCCATATGGCGTCAGTAAATTAGCTGCAGAGCATTACTGCAGGGTATTTTATGAGGTATATGGACTTCCAACCACTTCATTACGCTATTTTACAGTATACGGGCCAAGGATGAGGCCTGACCTTGCAATTTCAATATTTACCCGGAAAATGCTTGCAGATGAGCCCATTACTGTATTTGGTGATGGAGAGCAGACCAGAGATTTTACTTATATTGAGGATGTTGTAGAAGCAAACAAAAGACTTCTTTACAACAAATCAACTGATGGAAAGGTTTTGAATATTGGTGGCGGAAATCGGATCAGTGTAAATGACTTGATTGAAAACTTAAGGTCTATTACCGGTTCAGCATCTGAAGTAATAAATGCTGGTAAGCAGAAAGGAGATACCGAGGATACACTTGCAGATGTTGATCTGGGAAATGAAATGATAGGATACGAGCCTTTATTCAATATCACTAAAGGTCTGAATAAATTCGTAGATTGGTTCAAAATTGAGGGAGATATTCGTGGGTTCATTAAACAAGTTAGTGTTACTTCATCAGGTTCGCAAAAATCAATGGCTTAAACCCTCAGAGCTTGAAGAGTTACAAAACAAAAAACGGTGTAGTGGTTCATCTTAATGTTTATTGATTCAATGCTGTGAATGATTTTTATGAAAGTTTTGGTTTGCACTTCTGAATATTATCCTTCTGGATCTGGGATAGCTAATGTTGTATATAATGTGGTAGAGCAATTAAAAAAAAAGG
The Methanosarcina sp. WWM596 DNA segment above includes these coding regions:
- a CDS encoding SDR family NAD(P)-dependent oxidoreductase, translating into MSKIVITGGAGFIGSHIAENLAKDGHDIIIVDNLDPYYSVDLKKRNLDIVLKSGDATFINADITNLSRMKEIIDSTVDYVYHEAAQAGVRISVEDPFKPNDVNVLGTLNVLKASLDAGVKKVINASSSSVYGKVKYLPFDEQHPTEPVSPYGVSKLAAEHYCRVFYEVYGLPTTSLRYFTVYGPRMRPDLAISIFTRKMLADEPITVFGDGEQTRDFTYIEDVVEANKRLLYNKSTDGKVLNIGGGNRISVNDLIENLRSITGSASEVINAGKQKGDTEDTLADVDLGNEMIGYEPLFNITKGLNKFVDWFKIEGDIRGFIKQVSVTSSGSQKSMA